One part of the Truepera radiovictrix DSM 17093 genome encodes these proteins:
- a CDS encoding ribose-phosphate diphosphokinase, with protein sequence MIGDELRIFCGGATPELAASVARHLGRELSQGWVSSFPDGESRVQIDESVRGADCYIVQSTCSPVNHNLMELLVFCDALRRASAWRINAVIPYFGYARQDKKVQAREPITGKLVANLLETAGVDRVISVDLHAGQIQGFFDVPVDHLTALGILGSHLEQQDLANSVVVSPDVGRATEARRLANHLGLPIAILYKRRNSPTDTSVTHVIGEVAGMRPIIADDMISTAGTISRAVEALLELGALPDIRVVATHPVFTPPALERLAHPAISEVFVTDTIPYRGDEPKIKVLSVAELLASAIQNVHDNSSVSSLFPS encoded by the coding sequence GTGATCGGCGACGAACTCCGCATCTTCTGCGGCGGGGCGACGCCCGAGCTCGCGGCGTCGGTCGCGCGGCACCTCGGCCGCGAGCTCTCGCAAGGGTGGGTCTCGAGCTTTCCCGACGGCGAGTCGCGGGTGCAGATCGACGAGTCGGTGCGCGGTGCGGACTGCTACATCGTGCAGTCGACCTGCTCCCCGGTCAACCACAACTTGATGGAGCTCTTGGTCTTTTGCGACGCGCTGCGGCGCGCCTCGGCGTGGCGCATCAACGCCGTGATCCCCTACTTCGGCTACGCGCGGCAGGACAAAAAGGTGCAGGCGCGCGAACCCATCACGGGCAAGTTGGTCGCCAACTTGCTCGAGACAGCGGGCGTCGACCGGGTGATCAGCGTCGACCTGCACGCGGGGCAGATCCAAGGGTTTTTCGACGTGCCGGTCGACCACCTCACCGCCCTGGGCATCCTGGGGTCGCACCTCGAGCAGCAAGACCTCGCCAACAGCGTGGTCGTCTCCCCCGACGTCGGCCGCGCGACCGAGGCGCGGCGGCTCGCCAACCACCTGGGGCTGCCCATCGCCATCCTCTACAAGCGCCGCAACAGCCCCACCGATACCAGCGTGACGCACGTTATCGGCGAGGTCGCGGGGATGCGCCCGATCATCGCCGACGACATGATCTCCACCGCGGGCACCATCTCGCGGGCGGTCGAGGCGCTGCTCGAGCTCGGCGCTCTGCCCGACATCCGGGTCGTCGCCACCCACCCGGTGTTTACCCCGCCCGCCCTGGAGCGCCTCGCGCACCCCGCGATCAGCGAGGTGTTCGTCACCGACACCATCCCCTACCGCGGCGACGAACCCAAGATCAAGGTGTTGTCGGTCGCCGAGCTTTTGGCGAGCGCCATTCAGAACGTCCACGACAACAGCTCGGTCAGCTCCCTCTTTCCGAGTTAG
- a CDS encoding 50S ribosomal protein L25: MNLTAQRRTPGKTSDLRAQGRLPGVVYNKELNIPVSVELREFDKAFRSQGVASLINLQLDGESHDVLVKAVQMDKRRREPLHVDFYAVTAGQPVDVFVPINFVGTAIGAREGGQVDAQRHQVHIRILPRLIPNHIDVDVSALAINDSLHLKDVLSALPSEAEVLDDLEETLITILPPRAEEPEEPAQAAEPEVIGEDGDSDDGDDAAA; encoded by the coding sequence ATGAACCTTACCGCCCAGAGACGTACCCCCGGCAAGACGAGCGACCTGCGCGCGCAGGGCCGTCTGCCCGGTGTGGTCTACAACAAAGAGCTCAACATCCCCGTCAGCGTCGAGCTGCGCGAGTTCGACAAAGCGTTTCGCAGCCAAGGGGTCGCGAGCCTCATTAACCTGCAGCTCGACGGCGAGAGCCACGACGTCTTGGTGAAAGCGGTGCAGATGGATAAGCGCCGCCGCGAACCCCTCCACGTCGACTTCTACGCCGTCACCGCGGGGCAACCCGTCGACGTCTTCGTCCCCATCAACTTCGTGGGGACCGCGATCGGCGCTCGCGAAGGGGGGCAAGTGGACGCGCAGCGCCACCAGGTGCACATCCGCATCCTGCCGCGCCTTATCCCCAACCACATCGACGTCGACGTGAGCGCCCTCGCGATCAACGACTCGCTGCACCTTAAGGACGTCCTGTCGGCGCTGCCGAGCGAGGCGGAGGTGCTCGACGACCTCGAGGAGACGCTGATCACCATCTTGCCGCCGCGCGCCGAAGAGCCCGAAGAGCCCGCCCAAGCGGCTGAACCCGAGGTCATCGGCGAGGACGGCGACAGCGACGACGGTGACGACGCCGCCGCGTAA
- the pth gene encoding aminoacyl-tRNA hydrolase, translated as MTTPPRKRPRLIVGLGNPGPQYENTRHNAGFLVVDLLAARHGVAWRKERQAEVGRWGDVTLLKPLTFMNLSGAAVQAQMTKLRLSPAELLVVHDDLDLPLGRLRLRAGGSAGGQRGVQDTIYRLGPDFTRLKVGISRPPAGWKVENWVLSRFREEERALVEAVVAHAADAVEVLLEAGLEAAMARFNGLDLRPEAGAQAH; from the coding sequence GTGACGACGCCGCCGCGTAAGCGCCCGCGGCTTATCGTCGGGCTCGGCAACCCCGGTCCGCAGTACGAGAACACCCGGCACAACGCCGGGTTTCTCGTTGTCGACCTTTTAGCCGCGCGCCACGGCGTCGCCTGGCGCAAGGAGCGGCAAGCGGAGGTCGGGCGCTGGGGCGACGTCACGCTCCTGAAACCGCTGACCTTTATGAACCTCTCGGGGGCCGCCGTGCAGGCGCAGATGACGAAGCTGAGGCTCTCCCCCGCCGAGCTGCTCGTCGTTCACGACGACCTCGACTTGCCGCTCGGGCGGCTGCGGCTGCGCGCGGGCGGGAGCGCCGGCGGGCAGCGCGGGGTGCAAGACACCATCTACCGGCTCGGCCCCGACTTTACCCGCCTCAAGGTCGGCATCTCTCGGCCACCCGCGGGTTGGAAGGTCGAGAACTGGGTGCTCAGCCGCTTTCGCGAGGAGGAGCGGGCGCTCGTCGAAGCGGTCGTCGCGCACGCCGCCGACGCCGTCGAGGTGCTTTTGGAGGCGGGCCTAGAGGCGGCGATGGCGCGCTTTAACGGGCTCGACTTGCGGCCAGAGGCGGGTGCGCAAGCACACTAA
- a CDS encoding arsenate reductase ArsC: MNGRKTHVLFLCTGNSARSLMAEAFVNEHAGERFVAHSAGLQPKGVNPYTVRVMAELGISLEGARSKSVREFLGRERLDYVITVCGEAEANCPRVFPGTVKYRHWSFEDPAAFEGPEAATLETFREVRDEIRARVQAWLQETADVPV, encoded by the coding sequence ATGAACGGCCGCAAAACCCACGTCCTTTTTCTCTGTACCGGCAACTCGGCGCGCAGCTTGATGGCCGAAGCGTTTGTCAACGAGCACGCGGGTGAGCGCTTCGTAGCGCACAGCGCCGGGTTGCAGCCGAAAGGCGTCAACCCCTACACGGTGCGCGTGATGGCGGAGCTGGGTATCAGCCTAGAGGGGGCGCGCTCAAAGAGCGTCAGGGAGTTTCTCGGCCGCGAGCGCCTCGACTACGTCATCACGGTGTGCGGTGAGGCCGAGGCGAACTGCCCGCGCGTCTTCCCCGGCACCGTCAAGTACCGCCACTGGTCGTTCGAGGACCCCGCCGCCTTTGAGGGCCCCGAAGCGGCGACGTTAGAGACGTTTCGCGAGGTGCGCGACGAAATTCGGGCGCGCGTCCAGGCGTGGCTGCAGGAGACCGCGGACGTACCCGTTTAG
- a CDS encoding MIP/aquaporin family protein, producing MWLAEFIGTFALVFVGVGAIAAGLEALAVALAFACAVAVMIAAVGPISAAHFNPAVTLAFWAMRRTRLAEVPLYWSAQLAAGVVAVSALSLWGGADRLEGVAYGATRLAPGLSPWAGVGVEAVLTFFLVFVIASIVIRKHAMDGLYIGLTVGAGALAGGSLTGASMNPARSFGPALVSGEWGAHWVYWVGPCLGAVAAALSAQYLWTRRTDPLAEVGRATSRGHPLERGEQV from the coding sequence GTGTGGTTGGCGGAGTTTATCGGCACCTTCGCCCTCGTCTTCGTCGGCGTCGGTGCGATCGCCGCGGGGTTGGAGGCGCTCGCGGTCGCGCTCGCTTTTGCCTGTGCCGTCGCCGTGATGATCGCCGCCGTGGGCCCGATCTCGGCGGCGCACTTTAACCCCGCCGTGACGCTCGCCTTTTGGGCGATGCGGCGCACGCGCCTCGCCGAGGTGCCGCTCTACTGGAGCGCGCAGCTCGCGGCGGGGGTCGTCGCGGTAAGCGCCCTTTCGCTCTGGGGCGGCGCCGACCGCTTGGAGGGGGTCGCTTACGGCGCGACGCGGCTCGCGCCCGGATTGAGCCCGTGGGCGGGTGTCGGCGTCGAGGCCGTTTTGACCTTTTTTCTGGTGTTCGTCATCGCCAGCATCGTCATCCGCAAGCACGCCATGGACGGGCTCTACATCGGTCTGACGGTGGGCGCAGGGGCGCTCGCCGGGGGCAGCCTGACGGGCGCTTCGATGAACCCCGCGCGCAGCTTTGGCCCCGCGCTCGTTAGCGGCGAGTGGGGCGCGCACTGGGTCTACTGGGTGGGGCCCTGCTTGGGCGCCGTCGCGGCGGCTCTGAGCGCGCAGTACCTGTGGACGCGCCGGACGGACCCCTTGGCGGAGGTAGGCAGGGCGACGTCGAGGGGGCACCCCCTCGAGAGAGGAGAGCAGGTATGA
- a CDS encoding arsenate reductase ArsC, with protein MTPERPLRLLVLCTHNSARSQMAEGWLRHHAREAGVALEVLSAGTEKTRVKPEAVTVMREVGIDLSGHTSKTLFELPDPWHFDVVLTVCDSANEACPAYPARTRRLHVAFPDPSGEPLARWRAVRDAVGEMSRALVAALSRGALPTEAELLPPARTAREG; from the coding sequence GTGACGCCTGAACGGCCGCTACGCCTGCTCGTCCTCTGCACCCACAACTCGGCGCGTAGCCAGATGGCCGAGGGGTGGCTGCGGCACCACGCGCGCGAGGCGGGCGTGGCGCTCGAGGTGCTCTCGGCGGGCACCGAAAAGACCCGCGTCAAACCCGAAGCGGTTACCGTCATGCGCGAGGTCGGGATCGACCTCTCCGGGCACACCTCCAAGACGCTTTTCGAGCTCCCCGACCCGTGGCATTTCGACGTGGTCTTGACCGTGTGCGACAGCGCCAACGAGGCGTGCCCCGCGTACCCCGCGCGGACGCGGCGGCTGCACGTCGCTTTCCCCGACCCCAGCGGGGAGCCGCTAGCGCGCTGGCGCGCGGTGCGCGACGCTGTTGGGGAGATGAGCCGCGCGCTCGTAGCGGCCTTGTCGCGCGGCGCCCTGCCCACGGAAGCTGAGCTGCTCCCGCCAGCGCGCACCGCTCGGGAGGGGTAG
- a CDS encoding ArsR/SmtB family transcription factor — protein sequence MEDTNELATTLKALADPVRLAILTFLVDPIQSCCSRDDGVCGCDLEAFLGLSQPTVSHHMKLLTQAGFVRADKRGRWVYYELLPETFEALERALGRFACAARAARTEVTRDA from the coding sequence GTGGAAGACACCAACGAGCTCGCTACCACCCTCAAGGCGCTCGCCGACCCCGTGCGTTTGGCGATCCTGACGTTTCTGGTCGACCCCATCCAGAGCTGCTGTTCGCGCGACGACGGGGTGTGCGGCTGCGACCTCGAGGCGTTTTTGGGGCTTTCGCAGCCGACCGTCAGCCACCACATGAAGCTCCTCACCCAAGCGGGGTTCGTGCGGGCCGACAAGCGGGGGCGCTGGGTCTACTACGAGCTGCTGCCCGAAACGTTCGAGGCGCTGGAGCGGGCGCTGGGGCGCTTTGCGTGCGCGGCTAGGGCCGCACGCACCGAGGTCACCCGTGACGCCTGA
- a CDS encoding sugar phosphate isomerase/epimerase family protein translates to MVRYGAHAFVWIGDWTPEAGDATIRKAAETGFDFLEIPLLRPETFDAKRHRRTLEEVGLAAVCSLALPRAVHLPENPEGAKRFLLAVLDKLDALGCTYLAGCIGYALGALTGAPPTPQERAQVVDTLGEVAEAAQRRGITLALEACNRYETHLYNTLADTREAVLATGAPNLKLHADTYHMNIEEEGFYTPLVEAADVLDYVHMSESHRGLVGSGTVNWPEVFRGLKDARFSGALVLESFAAINPDIAAATCLWRPTNHPSEVLASRGLAFLKAGAAEVGL, encoded by the coding sequence ATGGTCCGCTACGGAGCACACGCGTTCGTCTGGATCGGCGACTGGACCCCGGAGGCGGGGGACGCCACCATCCGCAAGGCGGCGGAGACGGGGTTCGACTTTCTCGAGATCCCCCTCCTGCGCCCCGAGACCTTCGACGCAAAGCGTCACCGGCGCACCCTCGAGGAGGTCGGCTTGGCGGCGGTCTGCTCGCTCGCCCTACCGCGCGCGGTGCACCTGCCGGAGAACCCGGAGGGCGCCAAGCGCTTCCTGCTGGCGGTGCTCGACAAGCTAGACGCCCTCGGCTGCACCTACCTCGCGGGTTGCATCGGCTACGCGCTCGGGGCGCTCACCGGCGCGCCGCCCACGCCGCAGGAGCGGGCGCAGGTCGTCGACACGCTGGGCGAGGTCGCCGAGGCGGCGCAGCGGCGCGGCATCACGCTCGCCCTGGAGGCGTGTAACCGCTACGAGACCCACCTCTACAACACCCTCGCGGACACGCGCGAGGCGGTGCTCGCTACGGGCGCCCCTAACCTCAAGCTGCACGCCGACACCTACCACATGAATATCGAAGAGGAGGGCTTTTACACCCCCCTCGTCGAGGCCGCCGACGTGCTCGACTACGTGCACATGAGCGAAAGCCACCGCGGGCTGGTCGGCAGCGGCACGGTGAACTGGCCGGAGGTGTTTCGCGGGCTTAAAGACGCGCGGTTTTCGGGCGCTCTGGTGCTCGAGTCGTTCGCCGCCATCAACCCCGACATCGCCGCCGCGACCTGCCTCTGGCGCCCCACCAACCACCCCTCGGAGGTGCTCGCCAGCCGCGGTCTGGCGTTTTTAAAGGCGGGGGCGGCGGAGGTGGGGCTTTAG
- a CDS encoding metallophosphoesterase: protein MIFSDQHRGARGGDDQFRKAERAYNAALAWYFRRGYTLVVLGDADELWKNAPASVVDAYGYTLSLEAAFHREGRLLRVIGNHDDDWLLGDTAARHLQPLFGPTPLTFHPSLLFSVRDGGRELGRLFLVHGHQGSPMSDRWAHLSRLAVRYLYRPWLRLTGVSLDTPSKDPRLRYEHNLIMHAWAATQPGLVLVCGHTHRPVFESRSHPGQLQQRLAALEARLATHPGDRALQDEVAAAAADLEWVRSQENERHGAEGDDAGPTPCYFNAGCCCFGDGDITGLDIEGGTIRLVHWPDKEGRPRPLVLEEDSLQEVFARVS, encoded by the coding sequence GTGATCTTTTCCGACCAGCACCGCGGCGCGCGGGGCGGTGACGACCAGTTCCGCAAAGCCGAGCGCGCGTACAACGCCGCGCTCGCTTGGTACTTCCGGCGCGGCTACACCCTCGTGGTCCTAGGCGACGCTGACGAGCTCTGGAAAAACGCGCCCGCCAGCGTCGTGGACGCTTACGGCTACACCCTGTCGCTCGAGGCCGCCTTTCACCGCGAGGGGCGACTTTTGCGGGTCATCGGCAACCACGACGACGACTGGCTCCTCGGCGACACCGCCGCGCGGCACCTGCAACCCCTCTTCGGCCCCACGCCGCTCACGTTTCACCCCAGCCTGCTCTTTAGCGTCCGCGACGGGGGCCGCGAGCTCGGCCGGCTCTTTTTGGTGCACGGCCACCAGGGCTCGCCCATGAGCGACCGCTGGGCGCACCTGTCGCGCCTCGCCGTGCGCTACCTCTACCGGCCGTGGCTGCGCCTCACGGGCGTGTCCCTCGACACCCCCTCTAAAGATCCGCGGCTACGCTACGAGCACAACCTCATCATGCACGCGTGGGCGGCCACGCAGCCGGGGCTCGTGCTCGTCTGCGGCCACACCCACCGCCCCGTCTTCGAGTCGCGCTCGCACCCCGGGCAGCTGCAGCAGCGCTTGGCGGCGCTCGAGGCCCGCCTAGCGACGCACCCAGGCGACCGCGCGCTGCAAGACGAGGTCGCCGCCGCCGCCGCCGACCTCGAGTGGGTGCGCTCGCAGGAGAACGAACGCCACGGCGCCGAGGGGGACGACGCGGGCCCCACCCCCTGCTACTTCAACGCCGGCTGCTGCTGCTTCGGCGACGGCGACATCACGGGGCTCGACATCGAAGGGGGCACCATCCGGCTCGTGCACTGGCCCGACAAGGAGGGGCGGCCGCGCCCGCTGGTGCTCGAGGAGGACAGCCTCCAAGAGGTCTTCGCGCGCGTTTCGTAG
- a CDS encoding COG4315 family predicted lipoprotein yields MKRLFAPTLLSAMLFSLVVTASATTEGTAEVEGAVTGGEMVGEMTDVTVQVAESDTLGAHLVDGEGMTLYLFLNDSEGVSTCEGECAANWPPLLTDGNVVAGEGVDPELLGTTERSDGSLQVTYNGWPLYFWVQDVAPGDATGQGVNDVWYVVSPEGEAITEEQGASAEGY; encoded by the coding sequence ATGAAACGTCTGTTTGCGCCCACCCTTCTAAGCGCGATGCTGTTTAGCCTCGTCGTCACCGCTAGCGCGACCACCGAAGGCACGGCCGAGGTCGAGGGCGCCGTGACGGGCGGCGAGATGGTCGGGGAGATGACCGACGTCACCGTCCAGGTCGCCGAGAGCGACACCCTGGGGGCCCACCTCGTCGACGGTGAGGGGATGACGCTCTACCTCTTTTTAAACGACTCGGAGGGGGTGAGCACCTGCGAGGGCGAGTGCGCCGCCAACTGGCCGCCCCTGTTGACCGACGGCAACGTCGTCGCCGGTGAGGGGGTCGACCCCGAGCTGCTCGGCACCACCGAGCGTTCAGACGGCAGCCTGCAGGTCACCTACAACGGCTGGCCGCTCTACTTCTGGGTGCAAGACGTCGCGCCGGGCGACGCCACCGGCCAGGGGGTCAACGATGTCTGGTACGTCGTCTCCCCCGAAGGCGAGGCGATCACCGAGGAGCAGGGGGCCAGCGCAGAGGGGTACTGA
- a CDS encoding alpha/beta fold hydrolase, with protein sequence MTGSAELFAEGLNAEDLYVDVGEVRLHVVAAGPEEGPLVVLLHGFPEFWFGWRHQLPALAAAGYRVLAPDQRGYNLSDKPRGVAAYALERLAGDVLGLIRAAGREEAILVGHDWGAAVAWWVAARHPERVRKLVILNVPHPQVMRRALRRSPEQLLRSWYVFFVQLPHLPEALLRFGRWRALRGALTGSSRPGTFGGALPFYEVAWSQPGALTAALNWYRAAARRPPALRGPLRVRVPTLILWGERDRFLSRRLARPSLALCDAGELVFVNATHWVQHEAAAQVNARMLEFF encoded by the coding sequence ATGACGGGTTCTGCAGAGCTTTTCGCCGAGGGCCTTAACGCCGAAGACCTCTACGTAGACGTCGGGGAGGTGCGGTTACATGTCGTGGCGGCGGGGCCCGAAGAGGGCCCCCTGGTGGTGCTGCTCCACGGCTTCCCCGAGTTCTGGTTCGGTTGGCGCCACCAGCTGCCGGCGCTCGCCGCCGCCGGCTACCGGGTGCTCGCGCCCGACCAGCGGGGTTACAACCTGAGCGACAAGCCGCGGGGCGTGGCGGCGTACGCGCTCGAGCGGCTCGCCGGGGACGTCTTGGGGCTGATCCGCGCGGCGGGCCGCGAGGAGGCGATCCTGGTCGGCCACGATTGGGGCGCGGCGGTCGCTTGGTGGGTGGCGGCGCGGCACCCCGAGCGCGTCCGCAAGCTCGTCATCCTCAACGTCCCGCACCCCCAGGTGATGCGGCGGGCCCTGCGCCGCAGCCCCGAGCAGCTTTTGCGGAGCTGGTACGTGTTTTTCGTCCAACTTCCCCACCTCCCCGAGGCGCTGCTGCGGTTCGGGCGCTGGCGTGCGCTGCGGGGGGCGCTCACGGGCTCCTCCCGCCCCGGCACCTTTGGCGGCGCGCTGCCCTTTTACGAGGTGGCGTGGTCGCAGCCGGGGGCGCTCACGGCCGCGCTCAACTGGTACCGTGCGGCGGCGCGGCGTCCGCCGGCGCTGCGGGGGCCGCTGCGGGTGCGCGTGCCGACGCTCATCCTCTGGGGGGAGCGCGACCGCTTCCTGTCGCGCCGCCTGGCGAGGCCGAGCTTAGCGCTCTGCGACGCGGGGGAGCTGGTCTTTGTGAACGCCACGCACTGGGTGCAGCACGAGGCGGCGGCGCAGGTGAACGCGCGCATGCTCGAGTTCTTCTAG
- a CDS encoding serine hydrolase domain-containing protein, whose product MSVQLLDVTPEAVGFSTERLKRIRPVMQAYVDGRGYPGISTLLSRRGRVFYAEQVGWRDRERDLPLTLDTIYRIYSMTKPVVCTALMTLFEEGRFLLTDPLAAFLPAFERMRVLEPDGREVEAARPILVGDLFTHTAGLTYDFLEDAPAGARYREAQPMGDASRSLAEVVDALAELPLAFHPGSRWHYSVATDVLARLIEVLSGTSLQHFLQERLFGPLGMTDTGFWVPHDKRDRLAAMYGNPDIATHTLSESFAAWQAGKSGRQEVEATYPSASPDFARGGHGLFSTITDYLRFAQMLLNRGELDGVRLLAPKTVAFMHLNHLPAALLPYEIGGVYALGYGFGLGSRVLLDVAASGLPGSVGEFGWSGAAKTYYWVDPQEELVGLFMTQYMVGFEQPEKDFVRLAYQALVH is encoded by the coding sequence GTGAGCGTGCAGCTTCTTGACGTAACCCCCGAAGCGGTCGGTTTTAGCACCGAGCGGCTTAAACGCATCCGTCCGGTTATGCAGGCGTACGTCGACGGGCGCGGCTACCCCGGCATCAGCACCCTGCTGTCGCGGCGCGGCAGGGTGTTTTACGCCGAGCAGGTGGGGTGGCGAGACCGCGAGCGGGACCTTCCGCTCACACTGGACACGATCTACCGGATCTACTCGATGACCAAACCGGTCGTCTGCACGGCGCTCATGACCCTCTTTGAAGAGGGGCGCTTTTTGCTCACCGACCCGCTCGCGGCCTTTTTGCCGGCCTTTGAGCGGATGCGGGTGCTCGAGCCGGACGGCCGCGAGGTCGAGGCGGCGCGCCCGATCCTCGTGGGCGACCTGTTTACGCACACCGCAGGGTTGACGTACGACTTCCTCGAGGACGCCCCCGCCGGGGCGCGCTACCGTGAGGCGCAGCCGATGGGCGACGCGAGCCGTTCCTTAGCGGAGGTCGTAGACGCCTTGGCCGAGCTGCCGCTCGCCTTTCACCCCGGTTCGAGGTGGCACTACAGCGTCGCGACCGACGTGCTCGCGCGGCTTATCGAGGTCCTGTCGGGGACGTCGCTGCAGCACTTTTTGCAAGAGCGCCTGTTCGGTCCTTTAGGGATGACCGACACCGGCTTCTGGGTGCCTCACGACAAGCGCGATCGGCTCGCCGCCATGTACGGCAACCCCGACATCGCTACCCACACGCTCTCCGAGAGCTTCGCGGCGTGGCAGGCGGGGAAAAGCGGCCGCCAGGAGGTCGAGGCGACCTACCCCTCGGCGTCGCCCGACTTCGCTCGCGGCGGTCACGGGCTCTTCTCCACCATCACGGACTACCTGCGTTTCGCCCAGATGCTCCTAAACCGCGGCGAGCTCGACGGGGTGCGCCTCCTCGCGCCCAAGACGGTGGCGTTTATGCACCTCAACCACCTCCCCGCGGCGCTGCTGCCCTACGAGATCGGCGGGGTCTACGCGCTGGGGTACGGTTTCGGGCTCGGCTCGAGGGTGCTACTAGACGTCGCGGCGTCGGGGCTGCCGGGTTCGGTCGGCGAGTTCGGCTGGTCGGGCGCGGCCAAGACCTACTACTGGGTCGACCCCCAAGAGGAGCTCGTCGGGCTCTTTATGACCCAGTACATGGTCGGCTTCGAGCAGCCCGAAAAGGACTTTGTCCGGCTCGCCTATCAGGCGCTAGTGCACTAG
- a CDS encoding TetR/AcrR family transcriptional regulator, protein MMESSADTRSDLLRAATRLILREGAARLTLAAVAAEAGVSKGGLLYHFPTKDALIEGLIEHYAHTFAAQVTALAAGESGPQPLLRAYVRATFAEEGASRELGAAVLGAALLNPGLLPRFREQLQGAVARLEAGAADPARATAVRLAADGLWFTELLGLTDLAPSARGALERCLLELLEAR, encoded by the coding sequence ATGATGGAGAGCTCTGCCGACACCCGCAGCGACCTTTTGAGGGCGGCCACCCGGCTCATCCTGCGCGAGGGGGCGGCGCGCCTCACGCTCGCCGCCGTCGCCGCAGAGGCCGGGGTCAGCAAGGGGGGGCTGCTCTACCACTTCCCGACCAAAGACGCCCTTATCGAGGGGCTCATCGAGCACTACGCGCACACCTTCGCCGCGCAAGTCACCGCCTTGGCCGCGGGGGAGTCGGGGCCGCAGCCCCTGCTGCGCGCCTACGTGCGGGCGACCTTCGCCGAGGAGGGCGCCTCGAGGGAGCTCGGGGCGGCCGTCTTGGGGGCGGCGCTCCTCAACCCGGGGCTCCTCCCGCGCTTTCGCGAGCAGCTGCAGGGGGCGGTCGCGCGGCTCGAGGCGGGGGCGGCCGACCCGGCGCGCGCCACCGCCGTGCGCCTCGCCGCCGACGGGCTCTGGTTTACCGAGCTGCTCGGGCTGACCGACCTCGCGCCGAGCGCGCGTGGGGCGCTCGAGCGTTGCTTGCTCGAGCTGTTGGAGGCGCGCTAG
- a CDS encoding small multi-drug export protein — protein sequence MDLAAYLGKAATAWFLGFFPFFEIYVAVPSALALGLDPASAVLWPVLGNFAPVPLILFGYEQLMRVGAFRRLLGGRTSARFTHLVERYGAPFVLLITPWIGVWLVAATARALGMARRPLLFYALLSITVYAVVITAGLNLGFEALGG from the coding sequence GTGGACCTCGCAGCTTACCTCGGCAAAGCCGCCACGGCGTGGTTTTTGGGCTTTTTCCCCTTTTTCGAGATTTACGTCGCTGTGCCGAGCGCGCTCGCTTTGGGCCTCGACCCCGCCTCGGCGGTCTTGTGGCCCGTCCTCGGCAACTTCGCGCCGGTCCCGCTGATCCTTTTCGGTTACGAACAGCTGATGCGCGTCGGGGCGTTTCGGCGCCTTTTGGGCGGGCGCACCTCGGCCCGCTTTACGCACCTCGTGGAGCGCTACGGCGCCCCCTTCGTCCTCCTCATCACCCCCTGGATCGGGGTGTGGCTGGTCGCCGCCACCGCCCGCGCGCTCGGCATGGCGCGCCGGCCGCTGCTTTTCTACGCGCTCCTCAGCATCACGGTCTACGCCGTGGTGATCACCGCGGGCCTCAACCTCGGCTTTGAGGCCCTCGGGGGCTAG